In Fragaria vesca subsp. vesca linkage group LG5, FraVesHawaii_1.0, whole genome shotgun sequence, the genomic stretch TAAGTTGTAGAACCAGACCTGTGATCCTATCATAAACATCAGCTGCAGATTCCCCATTAGGAAACCGGTAAAAGAATCGACCATAACGCATTCGGATAGCTTTCTCCACTCTCATCTTCTCCCTATCCTGAAAGTTCCCTTTTGATACAGATGTGTAGCAAAACCAAAATAATTAAGTTAAAATTCTCTTGTTCTTTGCACATGTAGAACATATTTCAAAAACAGACTTTTCTATCTTGCTAGACAACTTTGCCATGTTATGTTATCAAACTATCAATGACAAATCTAGCATGTCCTTACCAAAATCTTGCTCTCTTAAGCGAGGCTCTTCTCTCATGCCAGCAATTCTCGATCGCTCAAATGCTTTCCCTAAACCCTTGAGTGTGTCAACTGCTCTTTTGTAAGGAGACACATAAAAATAGACCTTCCAATTATGCACTTGGTCTTCCTCAAGCATCTCTCTGATCCTCCTCCCACATTCCTCAGCATCAGCCACACCTTTCTCTGTCAATCCAATCTTTGGATCAGAAACTCTTGTATAAACACCCTCATCCACATTTCCTTCACTCTGCCCATGCCGAACCAAGATTATCCGGCGAGGCCTTGGAGGAGGAGCTTTGTTAGTACTAGTACTAATACCTGTCTCTGTATTGGAGTAATGCCTTTGAGGAAAAGTAGCAAACCCATTACCAGAATGCTCAATGCTTTCCCTAGGGATTGCACCGGCTTGGATTACATTACAACCATAAACCCTTTGCTGAGAAAAGTGGATAGGCGTAGAAAGAGTTGCATTTTTGGGGAAGCAAGGAGTGTAAAACAAGGAAGCAGAAAAACATGAATGACTCATTGCCATGAGTAGCTAGAGCTCACCATTAGTTTGAACTACTTCTTGTCATATATATATGCATCTGCATTCTGCAATATGGTCCAAGATGGAGGGCTACTTGAGCCTGCCTAAGTTTCAAAGAGAAACACAGCTCCGAGTTTCTTGTTGGAGCTTTTATGTACGTACATGCACCATCATATATCAAATGTCAATTCAAATCAAGTGCTCTTGGTGTGTCAATAGGTTTGAACTTCAATTATCTGATCGGTATGTTTTATGTGGTGAAAAATGGAGGAGGGGACCTTTTCTTCTCATTTTTGTTGGGTTGTGAATCTTGTGACTTGTGATTAGTCCATTGGTTTGGAGAGAAGGGCATGAACTGAACGATGGAAATGGAGTTAGGTGCTTCCTTCCTGGGCCAAGATTTTTGTCCTAACTAGAGGGGACCAATTCTGCGTAGTTGCTTTGGGGTCCCAATTGATGTGTCTTCTGGGATGAGTTGTTGAAGGAGCTGAGTATGAAGAAAAGTATTATTCCATTTGATTCTTAGAGAAGTCAGGGTGAATGAAATTTTTGTTAGTGAGTAGATTAAAATCGAAGAGGAATGGTGATATTAGGAAGTTCTTCATCTTCTTCTACTCATTTCACCAAAAAACTCATTTAGTTGGAAGGAGGACTTTTCCACTTCACATGACAGACTTGGATACATAATTCTCGAACGATCATGTTAAAGTATATAACATGGTGATCCAC encodes the following:
- the LOC101314857 gene encoding uncharacterized protein LOC101314857; amino-acid sequence: MSHSCFSASLFYTPCFPKNATLSTPIHFSQQRVYGCNVIQAGAIPRESIEHSGNGFATFPQRHYSNTETGISTSTNKAPPPRPRRIILVRHGQSEGNVDEGVYTRVSDPKIGLTEKGVADAEECGRRIREMLEEDQVHNWKVYFYVSPYKRAVDTLKGLGKAFERSRIAGMREEPRLREQDFGNFQDREKMRVEKAIRMRYGRFFYRFPNGESAADVYDRITGFRETLKSDIDVGRFQPPGQRNPNINLVIVSHGLTLRVFLMRWYKWTVEQFERLNNFSNGSMVVMERGYGGRYSLSVHHREEELREFGLSDEMLTDQEWQKYAKPGELNYDCPTINSFFTHFGEDDDVAAEEEYL